A genomic window from Oculatellaceae cyanobacterium includes:
- a CDS encoding orange carotenoid protein N-terminal domain-containing protein, whose amino-acid sequence MAITIDSARGIFPNTLSADAVPALTARFNQLSAEDQLAWTWFAFLEMGKTVTVAAPGAASMQFAEEILQQVKQMTFPEQTQMMC is encoded by the coding sequence ATGGCAATTACTATCGACTCCGCCCGTGGCATTTTCCCCAACACACTGTCGGCTGATGCCGTGCCAGCTCTAACTGCTCGATTCAACCAACTTAGCGCCGAAGATCAACTGGCATGGACATGGTTCGCTTTCTTGGAGATGGGTAAGACCGTGACGGTTGCGGCTCCTGGCGCAGCCAGTATGCAGTTTGCAGAAGAAATCCTGCAACAAGTCAAGCAAATGACATTTCCTGAGCAAACTCAGATGATGTGC
- a CDS encoding DUF692 family multinuclear iron-containing protein, with protein sequence MFKLKRRTPLVGLSLMMESNFFQATQPLFESGEVEILEWSFDMGWGVKAKPTWVEKLLKFYSKRDRLIGHGVSYSLLSGQRGERQTRWLKLLQQECLNYRYRHISEHFGWMAAGDFYQSAPFPLPLTSETLQLGRDSLKRLSDTANVPIGLENLAFAFGLQDVLQQGEFIAQLLEPVNGFFVLDLHNLYCQLHNFQQSAEQLLKSYPLHRVRELHVSGGSWSMTSKGQQTKLIRRDTHDDTVPEAVFELLALVLHRCPNVEAVIFERIGHTLYTEADFKAFRQDFARIKQLVKESA encoded by the coding sequence ATGTTTAAATTGAAGCGCCGTACTCCTTTGGTTGGACTCTCATTAATGATGGAGTCTAATTTTTTTCAAGCTACCCAACCTTTATTTGAGTCTGGGGAAGTGGAAATACTTGAGTGGAGTTTTGACATGGGTTGGGGGGTAAAAGCAAAACCGACTTGGGTTGAAAAACTGCTGAAGTTTTACTCAAAACGCGATCGCCTAATTGGGCATGGTGTCAGTTACTCGCTGCTCTCAGGACAAAGAGGTGAACGCCAAACCCGTTGGCTCAAACTCTTGCAACAAGAATGCCTGAACTATCGCTATCGCCACATTTCTGAGCATTTTGGCTGGATGGCAGCAGGAGATTTTTATCAAAGTGCACCCTTTCCATTACCCCTGACTTCTGAAACTTTACAACTAGGGCGTGATAGTCTCAAACGTTTGTCAGACACAGCAAATGTTCCTATAGGATTGGAAAATTTAGCATTTGCATTTGGATTGCAGGATGTGTTGCAGCAGGGAGAGTTTATCGCTCAATTACTAGAACCTGTAAATGGTTTTTTCGTGCTAGATTTACACAATTTGTACTGTCAACTGCACAATTTTCAACAGTCTGCGGAGCAATTATTAAAATCCTATCCCTTGCATCGGGTGCGAGAACTGCACGTTTCCGGCGGTTCCTGGAGTATGACCTCAAAGGGGCAACAAACCAAACTTATTCGACGCGATACACACGATGATACCGTGCCAGAAGCGGTGTTTGAGTTACTAGCACTCGTGCTTCATCGCTGCCCTAATGTTGAAGCTGTGATCTTTGAGCGCATCGGTCATACCCTGTACACCGAAGCTGACTTTAAAGCATTTAGACAAGATTTCGCGCGAATTAAACAACTAGTAAAGGAGAGCGCATAA